A single genomic interval of Lucilia cuprina isolate Lc7/37 chromosome 2, ASM2204524v1, whole genome shotgun sequence harbors:
- the LOC111681383 gene encoding trafficking kinesin-binding protein milt isoform X4, with the protein MSFNKNTHMEGPIKDEYVATVATTSLNVCHTTGASSTKFQNISIEKNVSVMEQEDTNVEDWEIFSNETTQLEYDEEELCYSTFPSSTSEHNFGSNENGFININSSLNSNQTLIGDEQLLIEVLCGNRVSQMTRAYDDIEAVTRLLEEKEKDLELTVQIGKELLTQNNLLENRLAELEADLKSANEDRAQLVHELQKKNELISVLTNDGEDTSDNDTPTYSKSITLDLLQKKIVTLQDENKSLKIEASQLACQTDEVEAHERQLMDDISSQLNDANKQFEGLSLELERQREENRLQHEQIVSLTARLSEAEMRLHQLTHDNDEHITLLNITKENQNSLALELVEFKQRYQEVLALLQETQEQLRKQRKKTLPQARSSFMSTLGGLQPDSLQSELMESSLYSENSIDSGISGDNQRINDRIGRLMSQLPGVSNCGNSSMNSSGICAFSGGSLPPYKRVFDTVRCATKSGNFADSEITSMTHLGAMSMSSASGPRMSAMPFVGGVNQNNTSFCRDGGMSLGMGVRTLSCESINSQSDDCYPTQPSGVPGAPGAKELEAALKRLTPAEVLARRAMLSYAPAGTYSYDDQQPPATLPLGVRTPDSIMSTGSSGISSSTNMSSSMHQWRLPEKLQIVKPIEGSQTLHHWTRLATPTLSGLLEERPGVTIRGGRGLDDLGMQVYTLSDVEEDVSDELPGKQFEFSGCTYTYTTSTVMHPDDGLITDLSFLSQSQMSSRMASTSTSRQPSCPPTPRAGLSRKNSCSTFSVNLGLASMLNERGIKAVTPSALNTPAGPNFSPTVTPCNSPEGSPTRSMSPEPLFGLLSSGADLIRRKLVGGDIERPNRNQQHQKQQKIMLTRLERRALRSLRLVEKVESIGLENIITTQPNAMSQLASGIANRSASPMAQLTSLKNIHTNSNNVVSDLHFDRNQIKDVLQKGLNPKELQNPTSSKTSAAVVSRTSDECENKKISHTDTKQHQKMHKLEDGAQSKAGSTISDLENSSVRVKQMLRQKSRRNLKNGQRPDLGTIGGRVRTDLGRVSPKQNDQPSSTHNKSSAVAPGSSSKNISTNGKDHDTKEQQQQSITQSFVGTVSSLLFGRKGGWL; encoded by the exons AtgagttttaacaaaaacactCATATGGAAGGGCCAATTAAGGATGAATATGTTGCTACTGTTGCAACTACATCACTAAATGTCTGTCATACCACAGGAGCTAGCTCAACtaagtttcaaaatatttcgatagaaaaaaatgtatctgTTATGGAACAAGAAGATACAAATGTTGAAGATTGGGAGATCTTTAGTAACGAAACAACCCAGCTGGAATATGATGAAGAAGAGTTATGTTATTCGACGTTCCCAAGTAGTACTAGTGAGCATAATTTCGGATCTAATGAAAAcggttttataaatataaattctagtttaaattcaaatcaaaCATTAATTGGCGACGAACAGTTGCTTATCGAAG ttctatgtgGTAATCGAGTAAGCCAAATGACGAGAGCATATGATGATATAGAGGCCGTCACTCGCCTTCTCGAAGAGAAGGAGAAAGACTTGGAGCTGACGGTGCAAATTGGTAAAGAGCTAttaacacaaaataatttaCTAGAGAATAGATTAGCAGAATTAGAAGCcgatttaaaatcagcaaatgaGGATCGCGCTCAACTTGTACATGAGTTGCAGAAGAAAAATGAACTTATTTCTGTCCTCACAAATGACGGAGAAGATACTAGTGATAATG ATACACCAACATATTCTAAATCAATTACATTAGAtttattacaaaagaaaattgtaacatTACAAGATGAAAATAAATCTCTCAAAATAGAGGCATCCCAATTAGCTTGTCAAACGGATGAGGTGGAGGCACACGAACGACAACTAATGGACGATATATCGTCGCAACTAAATGATGCAAACAAACAATTTGAAGGTCTTAGTTTAGAATTAGAACGTCAGCGGGAAGAGAATCGTCTCCAGCATGAACAAATTGTAAGTTTAACTGCACGTTTATCCGAAGCTGAAATGAGGCTACATCAGCTAACCCACGACAACGATGAACATATTACATTATTGAACATcacaaaagaaaatcaaaattcgCTGGCATTAGAGTTAGTAGAATTTAAACAACGATACCAAGAAGTATTGGCTCTATTGCAGGAAACCCAAGAACAACTACGGAAACAACGTAAGAAGACGCTTCCTCAAGCACGTAGTTCATTTATGTCTACTCTTGGCGGTTTGCAGCCAGACTCACTACAATCTGAATTAATGGAATCTTCACTATACTCTGAGAACAGTATCGACTCTGGCATTTCGGGTGATAATCAACGTATCAACGATCGAATAGGACGATTGATGTCACAACTTCCAGGCGTTAGTAACTGCGGCAACAGTTCCATGAATTCTAGTGGTATTTGCGCTTTTAGTGGAGGATCTTTACCTCCTTATAAACGAGTGTTCGATACAGTGCGATGTGCAACGAAAAGCGGTAATTTCGCTGACAGTGAAATTACATCCATGACTCACCTTGGCGCCATGTCGATGAGTAGTGCATCTGGACCGCGCATGTCTGCGATGCCATTCGTGGGCGGTGTAAATCAAAATAATACTTCATTTTGTCGTGATGGTGGCATGTCTTTGGGTATGGGTGTAAGAACATTATCGTGCGAAAGCATAAATTCTCAGTCAGATGACTGTTATCCAACCCAACCGTCGGGTGTACCAGGGGCTCCAGGTGCAAAAGAACTTGAAGCTGCTTTAAAAAGACTTACACCAGCAGAAGTTCTGGCAAGAAGAGCTATGTTATCTTACGCCCCAGCTGGAACTTATTCGTATGATGATCAACAACCCCCAGCTACCCTTCCACTGGGAGTACGAACACCTGATAGCATTATGTCGACCGGATCATCCGGAATTTCGTCATCGACTAACATGTCATCATCGATGCATCAATGGCGTCTTCCTGAGAAATTACAAATTGTCAAACCGATAGAAGGTTCTCAGACATTGCACCATTGGACGCGTCTTGCTACACCTACTCTAAGTGGTCTGTTAGAAGAACGACCTGGAGTTACAATAAGGGGTGGTCGGGGTCTTGATGATTTAGGTATGCAAGTTTACACACTCTCAGATGTAGAAGAAGATGTCAGTGATGAATTGCCTGGTAAACAATTTGAATTTTCCGGTTGTACTTATACCTATACCACCAGCACTGTCATGCACCCAGATGACGGCCTAATAACCGATTTATCTTTCCTCTCGCAATCCCAGATGTCCTCTCGAATGGCATCAACGTCGACGTCACGTCAACCAAG CTGCCCTCCAACACCTCGAGCTGGTTTATCGCGCAAAAATTCGTGTTCCACATTTTCTGTTAACCTGGGCTTAGCGTCCATGTTGAACGAACGAGGTATTAAAGCTGTGACTCCAAGCGCCTTAAATACACCAGCAGGTCCTAACTTTTCACCCACTGTCACTCCGTGCAACAGTCCAG agGGATCACCTACGCGTTCAATGTCGCCAGAACCATTATTCGGTTTACTTTCTTCTGGAGCTGATTTAATTAGACGAAAACTTGTTGGTGGTGATATTGAAAGACCAAATCGAAATCAACAACACCAGAAACAGCAGAAAATAATGCTAACACGTCTTGAACGACGTGCCCTAAGATCATTGCGGCTggtggaaaaagtcgaaagtatTGGCCTAGAAAACATTATTACCACACAACCAAATGCAATGTCACAGCTCGCAAGTGGTATTGCTAATCGCAGCGCCAGTCCAATGGCTCAATTAACAAGCCTCAAAAATATTCACACGAATTCTAATAATGTTGTAAGTGACTTACACTTTGATCGCAACCAGATAAAAGACGTACTTCAGAAAGGACTTAATCCTAAGGAGCTACAAAATCCAACATCATCTAAAACATCAGCTGCTGTAGTATCAAGAACATCGGATGAATgcgaaaacaagaaaataagcCATACTGATACTAAGCAGCACCAAAAGATGCACAAACTAGAAGATGGCGCACAAAGCAAAGCTGGAAGCACAATATCTGATTTGGAAAATTCTAGTGTTCGAGTTAAGCAAATGTTGCGACAAAAATCACGTCGAAACTTGAAAAATGGCCAAAGACCTGATTTAGGTACCATTGGAGGTCGAGTGCGCACAGATTTAGGTCGAGTTTCACCAAAGCAAAACGACCAACCGTCAAGCACTCACAATAAGTCATCTGCTGTAGCACCTGGAAGCAGTTCCAAAAACATCTCTACAAACGGTAAAGACCATGATACCaaagaacaacagcaacaaagcATTACGCAATCGTTCGTCGGAACTGTAAGCTCGTTACTGTTTGGTCGGAAGGGTGGTTGGCTGTAA
- the LOC111681383 gene encoding trafficking kinesin-binding protein milt isoform X3, which translates to MLSSALGASAPLSPSAQATLNKHLPKLSSKRLIQHPLNVKPAVQTADAACLTDLCSTENLPEVEIFSLLEEQIPKYKVRSDFLTEFSGYSNQDWYVPAPALEIPPDGLGLTKEQTRETLNYFLLCGNRVSQMTRAYDDIEAVTRLLEEKEKDLELTVQIGKELLTQNNLLENRLAELEADLKSANEDRAQLVHELQKKNELISVLTNDGEDTSDNDTPTYSKSITLDLLQKKIVTLQDENKSLKIEASQLACQTDEVEAHERQLMDDISSQLNDANKQFEGLSLELERQREENRLQHEQIVSLTARLSEAEMRLHQLTHDNDEHITLLNITKENQNSLALELVEFKQRYQEVLALLQETQEQLRKQRKKTLPQARSSFMSTLGGLQPDSLQSELMESSLYSENSIDSGISGDNQRINDRIGRLMSQLPGVSNCGNSSMNSSGICAFSGGSLPPYKRVFDTVRCATKSGNFADSEITSMTHLGAMSMSSASGPRMSAMPFVGGVNQNNTSFCRDGGMSLGMGVRTLSCESINSQSDDCYPTQPSGVPGAPGAKELEAALKRLTPAEVLARRAMLSYAPAGTYSYDDQQPPATLPLGVRTPDSIMSTGSSGISSSTNMSSSMHQWRLPEKLQIVKPIEGSQTLHHWTRLATPTLSGLLEERPGVTIRGGRGLDDLGMQVYTLSDVEEDVSDELPGKQFEFSGCTYTYTTSTVMHPDDGLITDLSFLSQSQMSSRMASTSTSRQPSCPPTPRAGLSRKNSCSTFSVNLGLASMLNERGIKAVTPSALNTPAGPNFSPTVTPCNSPEGSPTRSMSPEPLFGLLSSGADLIRRKLVGGDIERPNRNQQHQKQQKIMLTRLERRALRSLRLVEKVESIGLENIITTQPNAMSQLASGIANRSASPMAQLTSLKNIHTNSNNVVSDLHFDRNQIKDVLQKGLNPKELQNPTSSKTSAAVVSRTSDECENKKISHTDTKQHQKMHKLEDGAQSKAGSTISDLENSSVRVKQMLRQKSRRNLKNGQRPDLGTIGGRVRTDLGRVSPKQNDQPSSTHNKSSAVAPGSSSKNISTNGKDHDTKEQQQQSITQSFVGTVSSLLFGRKGGWL; encoded by the exons ATGTTATCTTCAGCACTGGGGGCATCTGCCCCCTTAAGTCCTTCAGCCCAAGCAACTTTAAACAAGCATCTCCCTAAATTGTCGTCAAAGCGTTTAATTCAACATCCACTTAATGTAAAACCTGCTGTTCAAACAGCGGATGCCGCTTGCCTTACag atttatgcAGCACGGAAAATTTACCAGaagtagaaatattttcattacttGAAGAACAAATTCCGAAATACAAAGTTCGTTCAGACTTTCTTACGGAATTTTCTGGATACTCAAATCAGGATTGGTATGTACCTGCACCAGCATTGGAAATACCTCCAGATGGCTTAGGATTAACAAAGGAACAAACTAGAGAAACACTTAATTACTTCc ttctatgtgGTAATCGAGTAAGCCAAATGACGAGAGCATATGATGATATAGAGGCCGTCACTCGCCTTCTCGAAGAGAAGGAGAAAGACTTGGAGCTGACGGTGCAAATTGGTAAAGAGCTAttaacacaaaataatttaCTAGAGAATAGATTAGCAGAATTAGAAGCcgatttaaaatcagcaaatgaGGATCGCGCTCAACTTGTACATGAGTTGCAGAAGAAAAATGAACTTATTTCTGTCCTCACAAATGACGGAGAAGATACTAGTGATAATG ATACACCAACATATTCTAAATCAATTACATTAGAtttattacaaaagaaaattgtaacatTACAAGATGAAAATAAATCTCTCAAAATAGAGGCATCCCAATTAGCTTGTCAAACGGATGAGGTGGAGGCACACGAACGACAACTAATGGACGATATATCGTCGCAACTAAATGATGCAAACAAACAATTTGAAGGTCTTAGTTTAGAATTAGAACGTCAGCGGGAAGAGAATCGTCTCCAGCATGAACAAATTGTAAGTTTAACTGCACGTTTATCCGAAGCTGAAATGAGGCTACATCAGCTAACCCACGACAACGATGAACATATTACATTATTGAACATcacaaaagaaaatcaaaattcgCTGGCATTAGAGTTAGTAGAATTTAAACAACGATACCAAGAAGTATTGGCTCTATTGCAGGAAACCCAAGAACAACTACGGAAACAACGTAAGAAGACGCTTCCTCAAGCACGTAGTTCATTTATGTCTACTCTTGGCGGTTTGCAGCCAGACTCACTACAATCTGAATTAATGGAATCTTCACTATACTCTGAGAACAGTATCGACTCTGGCATTTCGGGTGATAATCAACGTATCAACGATCGAATAGGACGATTGATGTCACAACTTCCAGGCGTTAGTAACTGCGGCAACAGTTCCATGAATTCTAGTGGTATTTGCGCTTTTAGTGGAGGATCTTTACCTCCTTATAAACGAGTGTTCGATACAGTGCGATGTGCAACGAAAAGCGGTAATTTCGCTGACAGTGAAATTACATCCATGACTCACCTTGGCGCCATGTCGATGAGTAGTGCATCTGGACCGCGCATGTCTGCGATGCCATTCGTGGGCGGTGTAAATCAAAATAATACTTCATTTTGTCGTGATGGTGGCATGTCTTTGGGTATGGGTGTAAGAACATTATCGTGCGAAAGCATAAATTCTCAGTCAGATGACTGTTATCCAACCCAACCGTCGGGTGTACCAGGGGCTCCAGGTGCAAAAGAACTTGAAGCTGCTTTAAAAAGACTTACACCAGCAGAAGTTCTGGCAAGAAGAGCTATGTTATCTTACGCCCCAGCTGGAACTTATTCGTATGATGATCAACAACCCCCAGCTACCCTTCCACTGGGAGTACGAACACCTGATAGCATTATGTCGACCGGATCATCCGGAATTTCGTCATCGACTAACATGTCATCATCGATGCATCAATGGCGTCTTCCTGAGAAATTACAAATTGTCAAACCGATAGAAGGTTCTCAGACATTGCACCATTGGACGCGTCTTGCTACACCTACTCTAAGTGGTCTGTTAGAAGAACGACCTGGAGTTACAATAAGGGGTGGTCGGGGTCTTGATGATTTAGGTATGCAAGTTTACACACTCTCAGATGTAGAAGAAGATGTCAGTGATGAATTGCCTGGTAAACAATTTGAATTTTCCGGTTGTACTTATACCTATACCACCAGCACTGTCATGCACCCAGATGACGGCCTAATAACCGATTTATCTTTCCTCTCGCAATCCCAGATGTCCTCTCGAATGGCATCAACGTCGACGTCACGTCAACCAAG CTGCCCTCCAACACCTCGAGCTGGTTTATCGCGCAAAAATTCGTGTTCCACATTTTCTGTTAACCTGGGCTTAGCGTCCATGTTGAACGAACGAGGTATTAAAGCTGTGACTCCAAGCGCCTTAAATACACCAGCAGGTCCTAACTTTTCACCCACTGTCACTCCGTGCAACAGTCCAG agGGATCACCTACGCGTTCAATGTCGCCAGAACCATTATTCGGTTTACTTTCTTCTGGAGCTGATTTAATTAGACGAAAACTTGTTGGTGGTGATATTGAAAGACCAAATCGAAATCAACAACACCAGAAACAGCAGAAAATAATGCTAACACGTCTTGAACGACGTGCCCTAAGATCATTGCGGCTggtggaaaaagtcgaaagtatTGGCCTAGAAAACATTATTACCACACAACCAAATGCAATGTCACAGCTCGCAAGTGGTATTGCTAATCGCAGCGCCAGTCCAATGGCTCAATTAACAAGCCTCAAAAATATTCACACGAATTCTAATAATGTTGTAAGTGACTTACACTTTGATCGCAACCAGATAAAAGACGTACTTCAGAAAGGACTTAATCCTAAGGAGCTACAAAATCCAACATCATCTAAAACATCAGCTGCTGTAGTATCAAGAACATCGGATGAATgcgaaaacaagaaaataagcCATACTGATACTAAGCAGCACCAAAAGATGCACAAACTAGAAGATGGCGCACAAAGCAAAGCTGGAAGCACAATATCTGATTTGGAAAATTCTAGTGTTCGAGTTAAGCAAATGTTGCGACAAAAATCACGTCGAAACTTGAAAAATGGCCAAAGACCTGATTTAGGTACCATTGGAGGTCGAGTGCGCACAGATTTAGGTCGAGTTTCACCAAAGCAAAACGACCAACCGTCAAGCACTCACAATAAGTCATCTGCTGTAGCACCTGGAAGCAGTTCCAAAAACATCTCTACAAACGGTAAAGACCATGATACCaaagaacaacagcaacaaagcATTACGCAATCGTTCGTCGGAACTGTAAGCTCGTTACTGTTTGGTCGGAAGGGTGGTTGGCTGTAA